From Sphingobium sp. RAC03, a single genomic window includes:
- a CDS encoding ferritin-like domain-containing protein, translating to MSLPAGVTSVGAACAHVLLTADPIAKLMAARATARAWRLGHLTHHFDVAMPDRPARPTTPELLPPAQMPRRGKIGSERARIAMIHALAHIEFVAIDLAFDLIGRFGAQFPPAFTDEWMRVGADEAMHFALLDRRLRQMGSHYGALPAHDGLWQAATETAEDALARLAIVPMVLEARALDITPATVERFDQAGDEPTVKILRRILIDEIRHVQAGTNWFVTEANRRNLNPPIHYQMLVKRHFRGSVKPPFNDSARRQAGLTHEFYAALAT from the coding sequence CTGCTGGCGTTACCAGCGTGGGTGCAGCCTGCGCCCATGTCCTGCTGACCGCCGATCCCATCGCTAAGCTCATGGCTGCCCGCGCGACCGCGCGGGCGTGGCGGCTGGGGCATCTGACCCATCATTTCGATGTGGCCATGCCCGATCGACCAGCGCGGCCGACGACACCGGAATTACTGCCGCCAGCGCAGATGCCCCGACGCGGCAAGATCGGGTCGGAACGGGCGCGGATCGCCATGATCCACGCGCTCGCCCATATCGAATTTGTCGCCATCGACTTGGCTTTCGACCTGATCGGCCGCTTCGGCGCACAATTCCCGCCCGCCTTCACCGACGAATGGATGCGTGTGGGCGCGGACGAAGCGATGCACTTCGCCTTGCTCGACCGGCGGCTGCGCCAGATGGGCAGCCATTATGGCGCGCTGCCTGCGCATGACGGCCTGTGGCAGGCGGCTACCGAAACGGCGGAGGATGCGCTCGCCCGCCTCGCCATCGTGCCGATGGTGCTGGAAGCGCGCGCGCTCGACATCACGCCCGCAACGGTCGAGCGGTTCGATCAGGCGGGCGATGAACCCACCGTCAAAATCCTGCGGCGGATATTGATCGACGAGATTCGCCATGTCCAAGCCGGGACGAACTGGTTTGTCACGGAGGCGAACCGAAGGAACCTAAATCCACCGATTCATTACCAAATGCTGGTGAAACGCCATTTTCGGGGCAGCGTTAAGCCACCGTTCAACGACTCGGCGCGTCGACAGGCCGGTTTGACCCACGAATTCTACGCCGCGCTTGCAACCTGA
- a CDS encoding M23 family metallopeptidase, producing the protein MLFLQSINAGASNLFQSAAKAAKIFGSIAMVGTLCAAMPAHATEDDDPYGEVTDAAATTPAAVDLAFSNIFSSLQRMDGTPKATAYIPSGRPVEKLSLTSNYGTRSDPFNGRARMHKGIDIPGPVGTPIYATADGIVSRSGWASGYGNLVQISHGGGMETRYGHMSKLVVAANSYVKRGQVIGLMGSTGRSTGSHLHYEVRVDGAAINPIPFVAGPDYLVAANTKPPVAMGGPTTAQEKAAD; encoded by the coding sequence ATGCTGTTTCTTCAATCGATCAATGCTGGTGCATCCAATTTGTTCCAGAGTGCAGCGAAAGCCGCGAAAATTTTTGGAAGCATCGCAATGGTCGGAACGCTCTGTGCGGCGATGCCCGCGCACGCGACCGAAGATGACGATCCTTATGGCGAAGTGACCGACGCGGCGGCGACCACGCCTGCCGCGGTCGATCTCGCCTTCTCCAACATCTTCTCCAGCCTGCAGCGCATGGATGGCACGCCCAAGGCGACCGCCTACATCCCGTCGGGCCGCCCGGTCGAAAAACTTTCGCTGACCTCCAACTACGGCACCCGCTCGGATCCGTTCAATGGCCGCGCCCGTATGCACAAGGGCATCGACATTCCCGGTCCCGTCGGCACCCCCATTTACGCGACCGCCGACGGCATCGTCAGCCGCTCCGGCTGGGCCAGCGGCTACGGCAACCTCGTCCAGATATCGCATGGCGGCGGCATGGAAACGCGCTACGGCCATATGTCGAAGCTGGTCGTTGCAGCCAACAGCTATGTGAAGCGCGGCCAGGTCATCGGCCTCATGGGCTCGACCGGCCGTTCCACGGGCAGCCACCTTCATTATGAAGTCCGCGTCGATGGCGCTGCGATCAACCCCATCCCCTTCGTTGCCGGTCCCGACTATCTGGTCGCTGCCAACACCAAGCCGCCGGTCGCCATGGGCGGCCCGACCACGGCGCAGGAAAAAGCGGCCGATTGA
- the erpA gene encoding iron-sulfur cluster insertion protein ErpA, with translation MTDIDLTPSAAARVAAIAAKQGKPAILRLAVEGGGCSGFQYRFGLADQIEAEDVSVERDGVTLVVDDVSLDLVRGSAVDFVSDLGGAAFKVTNPNATAGCGCGTSFSV, from the coding sequence ATGACCGACATTGATCTCACCCCGTCTGCCGCCGCGCGTGTCGCCGCGATCGCTGCCAAACAGGGCAAGCCCGCGATCCTGCGGCTGGCCGTGGAGGGGGGCGGCTGTTCGGGCTTCCAATATCGGTTCGGCCTCGCCGATCAGATCGAAGCGGAGGATGTGTCGGTGGAGCGCGACGGCGTGACCCTGGTGGTCGATGACGTCAGCCTCGACCTGGTACGCGGATCGGCGGTCGATTTCGTCTCCGATCTTGGCGGCGCGGCCTTCAAGGTGACCAATCCCAATGCGACCGCCGGTTGCGGTTGCGGCACCAGCTTCTCGGTCTGA
- the xth gene encoding exodeoxyribonuclease III, translated as MRIATFNINGIKARLPRLLEWLDETRPDIACLQEIKTSDETFPVKDIEAAGYGVIWHGQKGFNGVAILARGESPVEVRRGLDGEPEDEHSRYLEADVKGVRVASIYLPNGNPQPGPKFDYKLRWMQRLRTRAAEIWAEEVPAILAGDYNVIPRDDDTYSVKAMANDALMQPESRAAYRRMLADGWTDALRSRHPAGGVWTFWDYQMNSWPRDAGFRIDHLLLSPAAADRLIDAQVDRDFRGREKASDHAPTWVELRDA; from the coding sequence ATGCGTATCGCCACTTTCAACATCAACGGCATCAAGGCGCGGCTGCCGCGCCTGCTGGAATGGCTGGACGAAACACGGCCCGACATCGCCTGCCTGCAGGAGATCAAGACCTCGGACGAGACCTTCCCGGTCAAGGATATCGAGGCGGCGGGCTATGGCGTGATCTGGCACGGGCAAAAGGGCTTCAACGGCGTCGCCATCCTCGCACGCGGCGAAAGTCCGGTCGAAGTCCGGCGCGGACTCGACGGCGAACCGGAGGACGAGCATAGCCGCTATCTGGAGGCCGATGTGAAGGGCGTGCGCGTCGCCAGCATTTACCTTCCCAACGGTAATCCGCAGCCCGGCCCCAAATTCGACTATAAACTCCGCTGGATGCAGCGCCTGCGCACCCGCGCCGCCGAAATCTGGGCAGAGGAGGTGCCCGCCATCCTCGCAGGCGACTATAATGTCATTCCCCGCGACGATGACACCTATTCCGTCAAGGCGATGGCCAACGACGCGCTGATGCAGCCCGAAAGCCGCGCCGCTTATCGCCGGATGTTGGCCGATGGCTGGACGGATGCACTGCGCAGCCGCCACCCTGCGGGCGGCGTATGGACCTTCTGGGACTATCAGATGAACAGCTGGCCGCGCGACGCAGGCTTCCGCATCGATCATCTGCTCCTAAGCCCCGCCGCCGCCGACCGTCTGATCGACGCGCAGGTAGACCGAGACTTTCGCGGCCGGGAAAAAGCCAGCGACCACGCCCCGACCTGGGTGGAATTACGCGACGCTTGA
- a CDS encoding diacylglycerol/lipid kinase family protein — protein sequence MVCVALLSNPKSTGNRQSLPRVRSYCASNPDIFHYEVEHVEQIGRAFQTIARVDPVVIVINGGDGTVQASLTELYQGEHFKGRVPPIAVLPNGKTNLIALDLGIHGDPIRALERIVAIAKAGVDDHVVARELIALSDGQVGSRPVLGMFLGGAGLADYMLYCRNQIYPLGLSNGLSHFITAMAVLVSLLFGISARFLPPSSKPVSISLIRDGQLVGRFSVLIVTTLERLLLGVQPGDSRRGNMKLMAVDQNLPALLRLMWASIFKRVGKRQMQGIHLEQGDTIRIEGNHSSVILDGELFEASEGKPIVLRSTQPVPFLRLAA from the coding sequence ATGGTTTGCGTCGCCCTCCTGTCCAATCCCAAGTCCACGGGCAACCGGCAGTCGCTTCCGCGCGTGCGCAGCTATTGCGCGAGCAACCCCGACATCTTCCATTATGAAGTGGAGCATGTCGAACAGATCGGCCGGGCGTTCCAGACCATCGCCCGCGTCGATCCGGTCGTCATCGTCATCAATGGCGGCGACGGGACGGTGCAGGCGTCGCTGACCGAGCTGTATCAGGGCGAGCATTTCAAAGGCCGGGTGCCGCCGATCGCGGTGCTGCCTAATGGCAAGACCAACCTGATCGCGCTGGACCTGGGCATCCATGGCGACCCGATCAGGGCGCTGGAGCGGATCGTAGCGATCGCCAAGGCAGGCGTGGACGATCATGTCGTCGCGCGGGAGCTGATCGCCCTGTCGGACGGACAGGTCGGCAGCCGCCCGGTGCTGGGCATGTTCCTGGGCGGCGCGGGACTGGCCGACTATATGCTCTATTGCCGCAACCAGATTTATCCGCTGGGGCTGTCCAATGGCCTGAGCCACTTCATCACCGCGATGGCGGTGCTGGTGTCACTGTTGTTCGGCATCAGCGCCCGTTTCCTGCCACCATCGAGCAAGCCGGTCAGCATCTCGCTGATCCGCGACGGCCAGTTGGTCGGGCGCTTTTCGGTGCTGATCGTGACCACGCTCGAACGGTTGCTGCTGGGCGTGCAGCCGGGCGACAGTCGACGCGGCAATATGAAATTGATGGCGGTGGACCAGAATTTGCCGGCGCTGTTGCGGCTGATGTGGGCCAGCATCTTCAAGCGGGTGGGCAAGCGTCAGATGCAGGGCATCCACCTGGAACAGGGCGACACCATCCGTATCGAAGGCAATCATAGCAGCGTCATCCTGGACGGCGAATTGTTCGAAGCGTCGGAGGGCAAGCCGATCGTGCTGCGCTCGACCCAGCCGGTGCCGTTTTTGCGGTTGGCGGCGTGA
- a CDS encoding DUF2141 domain-containing protein, translated as MVMIKVAMGLMSGAALVAATPAFAHGQEIANDLDRCAASASGPAVLVDVRGFAAATGKVRVQSYPGTKAAWLNKGQWLHRIDTAVRPANGAMRFCMPVPQPGKYGIAVRHDRNGNGKTDISSDGGGFSNNPSISIFNLGKPGVEKAAFYAGPGVTKITITLKYM; from the coding sequence ATGGTCATGATAAAAGTTGCAATGGGTTTGATGTCGGGAGCAGCGCTGGTCGCTGCGACGCCCGCATTCGCCCATGGCCAGGAAATTGCCAATGATCTGGACCGTTGCGCGGCAAGCGCCAGCGGACCGGCGGTGCTGGTCGATGTACGCGGTTTTGCCGCCGCCACCGGCAAGGTGCGCGTCCAATCCTATCCCGGCACCAAGGCCGCCTGGCTGAATAAGGGTCAATGGCTGCATCGCATCGATACCGCGGTGCGTCCCGCCAATGGTGCGATGCGATTCTGCATGCCGGTGCCGCAGCCGGGCAAATATGGCATCGCCGTGCGGCATGATCGCAACGGCAATGGCAAGACCGACATTTCCAGCGACGGCGGTGGTTTTTCCAACAATCCGTCGATCAGCATCTTCAACCTGGGCAAGCCTGGTGTCGAGAAAGCCGCTTTCTATGCCGGTCCCGGCGTGACGAAAATCACGATCACCCTCAAATATATGTGA
- the lptF gene encoding LPS export ABC transporter permease LptF, which translates to MLTATDRYLARLIAVPMLGTLVIAAMLLVLDKMLSLFDFVAAEGGPVSVVWRMLANMLPEYLSLGIPIGLMLGILLAFRKLAMSSELDVMRGVGLSYGRLLRVPYMYAIALALLNFGIVGWVQPLSRHAYEALRFELRSGALGASIKVGEFTSLGKRMTMRIERSLDEGRNLQGIFVRATSRDGQSVAVTAAQGMFLATDDPDTIIFRLRNGVLVNDAPKYKTPRILSFSSHDLPIDLPQIENFRGRDVDREKTIPELVVIGRSAATPDKLRDEVRANFHFRMVEVAMMLLLPLAALAFAIPPKRSTSALGVFLSIVFIVTYHKINQYGEGIGALGKIDPIIALWGPFVLVSGLIFWMYHVVAHRPGGQPIGALEFAFAKLGKQVARLLRLGRKRRPAMTVEGAA; encoded by the coding sequence ATGCTGACCGCCACCGACCGTTATCTCGCCCGCCTGATCGCGGTACCCATGCTGGGTACGCTGGTGATCGCCGCGATGCTGCTTGTCCTCGACAAGATGCTCAGCCTGTTCGATTTCGTCGCGGCGGAGGGCGGACCGGTCAGCGTCGTGTGGCGGATGCTCGCCAATATGCTGCCCGAATATCTCTCGCTCGGCATCCCAATCGGCCTGATGCTCGGCATTTTGCTGGCCTTTCGCAAGCTCGCCATGTCGTCGGAGCTGGACGTCATGCGCGGCGTCGGCCTGTCCTACGGCCGCTTGCTGCGCGTCCCTTACATGTATGCGATCGCGCTGGCGCTGCTCAATTTCGGCATCGTCGGCTGGGTCCAGCCTTTGTCGCGCCACGCCTATGAGGCATTGCGCTTCGAACTGCGGTCTGGTGCGCTCGGCGCGTCGATCAAGGTCGGCGAGTTCACGAGTCTGGGCAAGCGGATGACGATGCGAATCGAACGCAGCCTGGACGAGGGCCGCAATCTCCAGGGCATCTTCGTGCGAGCGACCAGCCGCGACGGCCAATCGGTGGCAGTGACCGCGGCGCAGGGCATGTTCCTGGCCACCGACGATCCTGACACGATCATCTTCCGCCTGCGCAATGGCGTGCTGGTCAATGATGCCCCCAAATATAAGACGCCGCGCATCCTGTCCTTTTCCAGCCATGACCTGCCGATCGACCTGCCGCAGATCGAGAACTTCCGAGGCCGCGACGTGGACCGGGAAAAGACGATCCCTGAACTGGTGGTGATCGGCCGCAGCGCGGCCACGCCCGACAAACTGCGCGACGAAGTGCGCGCGAACTTCCATTTCCGCATGGTCGAAGTGGCGATGATGCTGCTGCTGCCGCTCGCCGCGCTGGCCTTTGCCATTCCGCCCAAGCGATCGACATCGGCGCTCGGCGTCTTCCTCTCGATCGTGTTCATCGTGACCTATCACAAGATCAACCAATATGGCGAAGGCATCGGCGCGCTCGGCAAGATCGATCCGATCATCGCCCTGTGGGGACCGTTCGTGCTGGTGTCGGGGCTGATCTTCTGGATGTATCATGTAGTGGCCCATCGCCCCGGTGGCCAGCCGATCGGCGCGCTGGAATTCGCCTTCGCCAAATTGGGCAAGCAGGTCGCGCGCCTGCTGCGGCTGGGCCGTAAACGGCGACCTGCTATGACCGTGGAAGGAGCGGCCTGA
- the lptG gene encoding LPS export ABC transporter permease LptG, translated as MQFNFFPSTPITLYMARLFLTRTFAVLALLVVVLQTLDLLGNSGDVLAYPGNGDAQLWHYVGLRAPQIIARFLPFSVLLGTLVMLATLNQNSEIISMKAAGLSAHQILAPLIAAALGVSLISYVFNERVVARSTAALSAWEAVDYGPIPRDSGVKSNPWVRDGNNLVNAAIVAGRGTEVQLRQVRIYNRINNSLTTIVEAPRGRYDAASRSWLLENARQFDVARGTVTNVGTVRFGRDIRPDQFTLAKVDPDALTFAQLKAAIADLHDAGRPTAELEASLWHKLSGPLSALLMPILGSVAAFGLARSGQLFVRAVMGMALGFAYFVADNFSLAMGSLGAYPPFLAAWAPFFLFLLVGETVLFRTEE; from the coding sequence ATGCAGTTTAATTTCTTCCCGTCGACGCCCATCACCCTCTATATGGCGCGCCTGTTCCTGACCCGGACGTTCGCCGTCCTGGCGCTGCTGGTGGTGGTGCTGCAGACGCTCGACCTGCTCGGCAATTCGGGCGACGTGCTGGCCTATCCCGGCAATGGCGATGCGCAATTATGGCATTATGTCGGCCTGCGCGCGCCGCAGATCATCGCGCGCTTCCTGCCCTTCTCGGTGTTGCTCGGCACGCTGGTCATGCTGGCCACGCTCAACCAGAATAGCGAGATCATCTCGATGAAGGCGGCGGGCCTGTCGGCGCATCAAATATTGGCACCGCTCATCGCTGCGGCGCTCGGCGTCTCGCTGATCAGCTATGTGTTCAACGAACGGGTCGTGGCGCGGTCGACTGCGGCGCTCAGCGCCTGGGAAGCTGTGGATTATGGACCGATCCCGCGCGACAGCGGGGTCAAAAGCAACCCCTGGGTCCGCGACGGCAACAACCTCGTCAACGCTGCGATCGTGGCAGGGCGGGGCACCGAAGTCCAACTGCGCCAGGTCCGCATCTACAACCGGATCAACAACAGCCTGACGACGATCGTCGAAGCGCCACGCGGCCGCTATGACGCCGCCAGCCGCAGCTGGCTGCTGGAAAACGCGCGTCAGTTCGATGTCGCGCGCGGCACGGTCACCAATGTCGGCACCGTCCGCTTCGGCCGCGACATCCGCCCCGACCAGTTCACCCTGGCCAAGGTCGATCCCGACGCGCTGACCTTCGCGCAGCTTAAGGCGGCGATTGCCGACCTGCATGATGCCGGGCGGCCGACAGCAGAGCTGGAGGCGAGCCTGTGGCACAAATTGTCCGGGCCGCTGTCCGCACTGCTGATGCCGATCCTTGGCTCGGTGGCCGCCTTCGGCCTTGCCCGGTCCGGCCAATTGTTCGTGCGCGCGGTGATGGGTATGGCGCTTGGCTTTGCCTATTTCGTCGCTGACAATTTCTCGCTGGCGATGGGCAGCCTGGGCGCCTATCCGCCCTTCCTCGCGGCCTGGGCACCCTTTTTCCTGTTCCTGCTGGTCGGCGAAACCGTGCTGTTCAGGACAGAGGAATAG
- a CDS encoding fatty acid desaturase family protein, which yields MTVHDPILAAAQRARATIPDDTAMLRAAAELTRDYSVANPRIYWPDMLGSALIGWAAMAGAIVAENMAIAIVCGLVAMMALYRAASFIHELTHIRKGALPGFRFGWNLIVGIPLMIPSFLYEGVHTQHHARTRYGTAEDPEYLPLALMKPWSLPLFILVASLAPVGLILRFGLLTPLSLILPPLRRKVVAELSALSINPAYRRRAPEGDFARMWGWQEAGACLFALALVGSVFVFGWKPLLVYMTIHSAMTVVNQLRTLVAHLWENEGDPMTVTAQYLDSVNVPPPGALPELWAPVGLRYHALHHLLPSVPYHALGQAHARLIATLDVDSPYHRGNYPGMVPLVGKIARSTMGAR from the coding sequence ATGACAGTGCATGATCCCATATTGGCCGCCGCTCAGCGCGCGCGGGCGACCATTCCCGACGACACCGCCATGCTGCGGGCGGCGGCGGAATTGACGCGCGACTATAGCGTCGCCAATCCGCGTATTTATTGGCCCGACATGCTGGGTTCGGCGCTGATTGGTTGGGCCGCGATGGCAGGCGCGATCGTGGCGGAGAATATGGCGATCGCTATTGTGTGTGGCTTAGTCGCGATGATGGCGTTGTATCGGGCGGCGAGCTTCATCCATGAGCTGACGCATATCCGTAAAGGCGCACTACCGGGCTTTCGCTTCGGCTGGAACCTCATCGTCGGCATTCCGCTGATGATCCCGTCCTTCCTCTATGAAGGGGTGCATACGCAGCATCATGCCCGCACCCGCTATGGCACGGCGGAAGACCCCGAATATCTGCCGCTGGCGCTGATGAAGCCCTGGTCCTTGCCGCTGTTCATTCTGGTTGCATCGCTTGCGCCCGTCGGCCTGATCCTGCGCTTTGGGCTGCTGACGCCGCTCAGCCTGATCCTGCCGCCCTTGCGTCGCAAGGTCGTGGCGGAACTCTCGGCGCTGTCGATCAATCCGGCCTATCGCCGCCGCGCGCCGGAGGGTGACTTTGCGCGCATGTGGGGGTGGCAGGAAGCGGGTGCTTGCCTGTTCGCGCTGGCGCTGGTGGGTAGCGTGTTCGTCTTCGGCTGGAAGCCGTTGCTCGTCTATATGACGATCCATTCGGCGATGACCGTCGTCAACCAGTTGCGCACCTTGGTCGCGCATCTGTGGGAGAATGAGGGCGATCCGATGACCGTAACCGCGCAATATCTCGATTCGGTCAATGTGCCGCCGCCCGGTGCCTTGCCCGAATTATGGGCGCCGGTGGGGCTGCGCTATCATGCGCTTCACCATCTGCTGCCGAGCGTTCCCTATCATGCGCTGGGTCAGGCCCATGCCCGACTGATCGCCACGCTGGACGTGGATTCCCCCTATCATCGCGGCAATTATCCGGGGATGGTCCCGCTGGTGGGCAAGATCGCGCGCAGCACGATGGGCGCGCGCTGA